The Stenotrophomonas maltophilia genome segment GGTGGCGACCAGACGCGATTCACGGCGCTTGGTCTCACGCTGCTGGGCAACGTCCTTGGCCAGGCGCTCGTCCTCGACCACCACGAAGTCATCACCGGCTTCCGGCACGCCGGACAGGCCCAGGACCTGCACCGGGATGGACGGGCCGGCGAACTCCGGCTGCTTGCCGGTTTCGTCGAACAGCGCACGCACGCGGCCGTACTGGATGCCGCACACCAGGTAGTCGCCCTTCTTCAGGCGACCCTGCTGCACCAGCACGGTAGCGACCGGGCCGCGGCCCTTGTCCAGCGACGATTCGATCACCACGCCCGAGGCGCGGCCTTCGTCGACGGCCTTCAGTTCCAGCAGTTCGGCCTGGATCGAGATGGCGTCCAGCAGATCGTCGATGCCCAGGCCGGTCTTGGCCGAGATCTCCACCATCTGGGTATCACCACCGAAATCTTCGGCCACGACCTGCTCGGACAGCAGTTCGTTCTTGACCCGCATCGGGTCGGCGTCGGACTTGTCGATCTTGTTGATCGCCACGATCAGCGGCACACCCGCCGAACGGGCGTGCTGGATCGCTTCCTTGGTCTGCGGCATGACGCCGTCATCGGCGGCCACGACCAGCACCACGATATCGGTCAGCTTGGCGCCGCGGGCACGCATCGAGGTGAAGGCAGCATGGCCCGGGGTATCCAGGAAGCTGATCACGCCCTTCGGCGTATCAACGTGGTAAGCACCGATGTGCTGGGTGATGCCGCCGGCTTCGCCGGTGGCGACCTTGGTGCGGCGGATGTAATCCAGCAGCGAGGTCTTGCCGTGGTCGACGTGGCCCATGATGGTGACCACCGGCGGACGCTGGGTGGCTTCGCCCTGGTTTTCACCGGTCGAGGCCAGCAGTGCGTCCTCGGCGTCGTTGTCGTTGGCACGGATCGCCTTGTGGCCGAGTTCTTCGGTCACCAGCGCGGCGGTGTCGTGGTCGATGGACTGGGTGATGGTGGCCATCACGCCCATCTTGAACAGCGCCTTGACCACCTCGCCGCCCTTCAGCGCGAGCTTCTGCGCCAGGTCGGCCACGGTGATCGTGTCGCCGATCGCCACTTCACGCACCACCGGCGCGGTCGGACGCTCGAAGGCGTGCGGACCGGCATTGTTGCCACCGCGCGACATGTCGCGACGGCCACCGGCCTGGTTACGGCCACCCGGCCGACCACGGGTGTTGCTGTTGTTGCTGTTGCCACGACGCGCACGGTCGGCAGCCGACAGATGCATCTGGCCGGCGAAACGGTCGCCCGGGCCACGCTCGTTGCGCGGCGCGCTGCGGTTGTTGCGGTCGTCGTTGCGCGGCGGCGGCGGCGCACTGCGCGGCGCAGCCGGAGCGGCGGCCGGCGTGCGCGGCGGACGCGGCGCGGTTTCATCGATCGGAGCGCGCTTGGGCTTGGTGGCCGCCAGTGCCTCGGCAGCCTTGGCGGCGGCCGCAGCTTCCTCGGCAGCCTTCTTCTCGGCCTCTGCGCGTTCCTTGGCCGCAATCTCTTCCTCACGGGCACGGACGATGGCTTCGTCGCGCAGACGATCCTTCTCGGCCAGGGCCTGCTGTTCGGCGAGGTTGCGGGCGCGCGACTCTTCCAGCTTGCGCAGGATGTCGGCGCGCTCTTCGTCCGGCGTCATGGCGCGCGCACCATCCTTGACGTAGGTGCGCTTCTGGCGCACCTCGACATTCACGGTCGTCTTGCTGCGACCGGAATTGACCGTCACTTCCTGCTGCTTCCGGCGGTTGAGCGTGATCTTCTTTGCAGACTGATCGCTCTCTTCCGGGGCCTGCTCGGGCTTGCCGTGCGAACGACGAAGGAAGCCCAGGAGCTTCACCTTCTCGGAGCTGGTCACGACCTGGTCGGGACCGCTGAACTTCATGCCGGCACCGGCCAGCTGTTCCAGCAGTTTTTCGACCGGCGTGTTGACCAGTTCGGCAAGCTTGCGGATGGTGGTTTGCTGCGACATTCGGATCCTATGATCTTGTGGGCGCCCCCCCGCATCTGGAGGTGGCGCGGATTCTACGCCCTGAGCGGCTCAGGGCCCTGTTCATTGCCGGCTCATTCGCCGCGTTCCAGTCGGGCGATCTCTTCGGCACGGGCGGCCAGGATCAGCGCAGCGGCGCGCGCCTGATCCAGTCCTTCGATGCCGAAGTCCATGACCTCGTCGGCGGCCAGGTCGGACAGGTCCTCGCTGGTACGCACGCCGTGGCCGGCCAGCGCATATGCGGTGGCTTCGTCCATGCCCTTCAGGGACAGCAGGTCCTGCGCCGGCTGGCCGTCTTCAAGGCCTTCTTCGACTGCCAGGGCCTCATTGAGCAGCGCATCGCGGGCACGAGCGCGCAGCTCTTCGACGATGTCTTCGTCGAAACCTTCCACGGCCAGCAGTTCGCCGACCGGGACATATGCGATTTCCTCGACGGTGCCGAAGCCTTCGCTGACCAGGATGCCGGCGATTTCCTCGTCCACTTCCAGCTTGTCCATGAACAGCTGGCGGGCCGAAGCCTGCTCGGCCTCCGACTTGGCGGTGACCTGGTCCTGGGTCATCACGTTGAGCTGCCAGCCGGTCAGGCGGCTGGCCAGGCGCACGTTCTGGCCGCCCTTGCCGATCGCCTGGGCCAGGCGGTCTTCGGCAACGGCCAGGTCCATCGAGTGCTTGTCTTCATCGACGATGATCGACTGCACTTCGGCCGGCGCCATCGCGTTGATGACGAAGTTGGCCGGGTTGTCGTTCCACAGCACGATGTCCACGCGCTCGCCATTGAGCTCGTTGGACACGGCCTGCACGCGCGAACCGCGCATGCCGATGCAGGCACCGATCGGATCGGTGCGCTGGTCGTGGGCGAGCACGGCGATCTTGGCGCGGTCGCCCGGATCACGGGCGCAGGCCTTGATTTCCACCAGGCCCTGGCCGACTTCCGGCACTTCCAGCTTGAACAGCTCGATCATGAATTCCGGGGCGGCGCGGCTGATGAACAGCTGCGGGCCACGGGGTTCCGAACGGACTTCGGCCAGGTAGCCGCGCACGCGGTCACCGGCGCGCAGCACGTCGCGCGGAATGCCCTTGTCCTTCGGAATGAAGCCTTCGGCATTGCCACCGAGGTCGACATAGATGTTGCCGCGCTCGGCGCGCTTGACCACACCGGTGATCAGTTCGCCGACGCGATCCTTCCACGCATCCACGACCTGCTGGCGCTCGGCTTCGCGCACGCGCTGGACGATGACCTGCTTGGCGGCCTGGGCGGCGATGCGGCCGAAGTCCGGGTTCTCGATCTGCTCTTCGATGTAGTCGCCGACGTCCACGCCTTCGGCTTCGTCGACGGCGTCCATCAGGCGGATCTGGCGGTCCGGCGATTCCATGACCACGTCGTCGGCCACCACTTCCCAGCGGCGGAAGGTTTCGTAGCTGCCATCCTTGTGGTCGATGACCACGCGGGTCAGCACTTCCTCGTCGGGATAGCGCTTCTTCGCTGCCGAGGCCAGGGCGGCCTCGATGGCATCGAAGATCACTTCACGCGGCACGCCCTTCTCGTTGGCGACCGCGTCGACTACCAGCAACAGTTCCTTGCTCATTGGCTCACTCCGCGCGCGGCTTCTTTGCCGCC includes the following:
- the infB gene encoding translation initiation factor IF-2; the protein is MSQQTTIRKLAELVNTPVEKLLEQLAGAGMKFSGPDQVVTSSEKVKLLGFLRRSHGKPEQAPEESDQSAKKITLNRRKQQEVTVNSGRSKTTVNVEVRQKRTYVKDGARAMTPDEERADILRKLEESRARNLAEQQALAEKDRLRDEAIVRAREEEIAAKERAEAEKKAAEEAAAAAKAAEALAATKPKRAPIDETAPRPPRTPAAAPAAPRSAPPPPRNDDRNNRSAPRNERGPGDRFAGQMHLSAADRARRGNSNNSNTRGRPGGRNQAGGRRDMSRGGNNAGPHAFERPTAPVVREVAIGDTITVADLAQKLALKGGEVVKALFKMGVMATITQSIDHDTAALVTEELGHKAIRANDNDAEDALLASTGENQGEATQRPPVVTIMGHVDHGKTSLLDYIRRTKVATGEAGGITQHIGAYHVDTPKGVISFLDTPGHAAFTSMRARGAKLTDIVVLVVAADDGVMPQTKEAIQHARSAGVPLIVAINKIDKSDADPMRVKNELLSEQVVAEDFGGDTQMVEISAKTGLGIDDLLDAISIQAELLELKAVDEGRASGVVIESSLDKGRGPVATVLVQQGRLKKGDYLVCGIQYGRVRALFDETGKQPEFAGPSIPVQVLGLSGVPEAGDDFVVVEDERLAKDVAQQRETKRRESRLVATAGSRMEDIMATLGKGEGQQVLNLVIKADVQGSVQALSQALVALSNEDIRINVIHSGVGGITESDANSAAASKATVIGFNVRADASARRIIESNGVDLRYFSIIYDVIDQVKQVASGLLGVEIREEIIGIAEVRDVFRSSKLGAVAGSMVIEGVVRRNKPIRVLRDSVVIFEGELESLRRFKENVEEVRNGTECGIAVKAYNDVKPGDQIECFERIEVPRTL
- the nusA gene encoding transcription termination factor NusA — encoded protein: MSKELLLVVDAVANEKGVPREVIFDAIEAALASAAKKRYPDEEVLTRVVIDHKDGSYETFRRWEVVADDVVMESPDRQIRLMDAVDEAEGVDVGDYIEEQIENPDFGRIAAQAAKQVIVQRVREAERQQVVDAWKDRVGELITGVVKRAERGNIYVDLGGNAEGFIPKDKGIPRDVLRAGDRVRGYLAEVRSEPRGPQLFISRAAPEFMIELFKLEVPEVGQGLVEIKACARDPGDRAKIAVLAHDQRTDPIGACIGMRGSRVQAVSNELNGERVDIVLWNDNPANFVINAMAPAEVQSIIVDEDKHSMDLAVAEDRLAQAIGKGGQNVRLASRLTGWQLNVMTQDQVTAKSEAEQASARQLFMDKLEVDEEIAGILVSEGFGTVEEIAYVPVGELLAVEGFDEDIVEELRARARDALLNEALAVEEGLEDGQPAQDLLSLKGMDEATAYALAGHGVRTSEDLSDLAADEVMDFGIEGLDQARAAALILAARAEEIARLERGE